One genomic window of Hymenobacter sp. J193 includes the following:
- a CDS encoding DinB family protein, translated as MEFSLKNVPRQELLEKVAETRDIVDASLRTLSPEVLTQEYPLLVFEQKTSTEYLLVHLTTHLAYHLGQINYHRRLLDLTAP; from the coding sequence CTGGAATTCTCCCTTAAGAACGTACCTCGTCAGGAGCTGCTGGAGAAGGTGGCCGAAACGCGCGACATCGTGGATGCATCGTTGCGCACGCTAAGCCCTGAGGTGCTAACCCAGGAGTATCCCCTGCTGGTGTTCGAGCAGAAGACCTCCACCGAATACCTGCTGGTTCATCTGACCACGCACCTTGCCTATCATCTGGGCCAGATCAACTACCACCGCCGCCTGCTCGACCTCACCGCGCCGTAG
- a CDS encoding penicillin-binding protein 2, translated as MRLLALLVGLAACSSPDQSAEVSTQDQDVRVRYTARRVVLPQEPQRARLLDRNDSVLVATRLQFLLQLPRRPPLDTLKLGLLLGWDSTTVRRRIREALPYTGARPSNGVQLRLTAAEVARVRQDSAAWPMLTLSQRRQRVYTTPAGAPVLGYTYAEAQPFLRQARRTSRGRFYRLRNGGLETYYNGLLNGHRGYLHPLVDKQGRQHGSWAKDTLFQQGQDLHLTLDVKLQAYAEKLLGGRRGYLVALDPRTGEILAYVSAPVYPAATITSPDQAGVRAELLEHEDMPLLNRPAMLANPPGSVFKLVNAAIALQLGAIRPGTGFRCDQSLVSCVHDHPKASSLTAGLKYSCNPYFYQVLQNVINHVPDSLVQDTVAARHLNLAQWRRYARSFGLDSVLGVDVPREAPGFLPTPAYYDKARRTRAWTYRSIYSLSIGQGEINLTGLQMANMAAIIANRGWYYPPHLVRGIGAGGPLARFTRKHRTLIDSTNFAALIPGMIAVMQRGGTADASSLADVGITVAGKTGTVENDEGDDHAAFVGFAPADHPKIAVAVYLENAGFGATAAAPCAVLVMEKHLRGYIAPKRKRWEKRIMNRARQD; from the coding sequence ATGCGGCTATTGGCTCTGCTAGTAGGGCTAGCGGCGTGCTCCTCCCCCGACCAGTCAGCCGAAGTATCCACTCAAGACCAGGACGTGCGCGTGCGCTATACGGCCCGACGCGTGGTGCTGCCCCAGGAGCCTCAGCGGGCCCGCCTCCTCGACCGGAACGACTCCGTGCTGGTAGCCACCCGCCTGCAGTTTCTGCTGCAGCTGCCGCGCCGCCCCCCGCTCGATACGCTGAAGCTGGGTTTGCTGCTAGGCTGGGACTCCACCACCGTGCGCCGCCGTATACGGGAGGCCCTGCCCTATACCGGGGCCCGCCCCAGCAATGGGGTGCAGCTCCGCCTCACTGCTGCCGAGGTGGCCCGGGTGCGCCAGGACAGCGCCGCCTGGCCCATGCTCACGCTAAGTCAGCGCCGCCAGCGCGTGTATACCACCCCGGCGGGCGCCCCGGTACTGGGCTATACCTACGCCGAGGCCCAGCCCTTCCTGCGCCAGGCCCGGCGCACCAGTCGCGGCCGCTTCTACCGCCTGCGCAACGGGGGACTGGAAACGTATTACAACGGCCTGCTCAACGGCCACCGCGGCTACCTGCATCCCTTAGTAGATAAGCAGGGCCGCCAGCACGGCAGCTGGGCCAAAGACACCTTGTTCCAGCAGGGCCAGGACCTGCACCTCACCCTCGATGTGAAGCTGCAGGCCTACGCCGAAAAGCTGCTCGGGGGCCGCCGCGGCTACCTCGTGGCCCTCGACCCACGCACGGGCGAAATCCTGGCTTACGTGTCGGCCCCGGTGTACCCGGCCGCCACCATCACCTCCCCCGACCAGGCCGGGGTACGGGCCGAGTTGCTGGAGCACGAGGACATGCCTTTGCTGAACCGCCCCGCCATGCTGGCCAACCCGCCCGGCTCGGTTTTCAAGCTGGTGAATGCCGCCATTGCCCTGCAGCTGGGCGCTATTCGCCCTGGCACCGGCTTCCGCTGCGACCAGTCGTTGGTGAGCTGCGTGCACGACCACCCCAAAGCCAGCAGCCTCACCGCCGGCCTCAAGTACAGCTGCAACCCCTACTTCTACCAGGTGCTGCAGAACGTCATCAACCACGTGCCCGACTCGCTGGTGCAGGATACCGTAGCGGCCCGCCACCTCAACCTGGCCCAGTGGCGCCGCTACGCCCGCTCCTTCGGCCTCGATTCGGTGCTGGGCGTGGATGTGCCCCGCGAGGCGCCCGGCTTTCTGCCCACCCCCGCCTACTACGACAAAGCCCGCCGTACCCGCGCCTGGACCTACCGCTCCATCTACTCGCTTAGCATCGGGCAAGGCGAAATCAACCTCACGGGCCTGCAGATGGCCAACATGGCCGCCATCATTGCCAACCGAGGCTGGTACTACCCGCCCCACCTGGTGCGCGGCATCGGAGCGGGCGGCCCGCTGGCTCGCTTCACCAGAAAGCACCGTACGCTCATCGACAGCACCAACTTCGCTGCCCTCATTCCTGGTATGATAGCCGTGATGCAGCGCGGTGGCACCGCCGATGCCTCCAGTCTCGCCGACGTAGGCATCACGGTAGCGGGCAAAACCGGCACCGTGGAAAACGACGAGGGCGACGACCACGCGGCCTTCGTTGGGTTTGCCCCCGCCGACCACCCCAAAATAGCTGTGGCCGTGTACCTCGAAAATGCCGGCTTCGGGGCCACCGCCGCCGCACCCTGCGCTGTGCTGGTCATGGAAAAGCACCTGCGCGGCTACATCGCACCCAAGCGCAAACGCTGGGAAAAGCGCATTATGAACCGGGCGCGGCAGGATTAG